The genomic interval GTGCCGAAGTTCTCTACTTCATGCCCTAGAGATTCCAACAATTCAGTCAATTGGGGTTTCAATTCGTAAGCGGCGTGGTCACCAGCGATACCTATCTTCATAAAGCCTTGATTTGCAGGCAAAGATAAAGCCTTTTCACCGAGGTATCCGACTGTTCACAAAGCCTTGTGAATAGATGTTAATAACTGTAGATAAGCTCTGGACAAAAAAGAATGAAACCAATGCTTTTTTTACCTACTGAACCTTTCTTTCGCCTTTTCCAAGTCGACTTTTTACTTCTTTCTCCCTTCTTTTTGGGCATTAATTCACATTCAAAGTCGACCTTTACCCAAGAGAGAAATACAATTTGAGCGGGTTCCACGTTTATTCACAGATGTGTATAAATTAGCTAAGTCGCTCAGCTGTAACGAACTTTAATGAACAGATGGCCGTTTTGGCGGTGAACAACATTTAACAAGGGAAGTACACAAGAAAAGTCCTTTTAAGTTATCCCTGCTGTTAACCGACTATTACTATCATATTAAATTCTTTAAAAGAATAAGAAGATAAATAAGAGGTGTTAATGAGAACTTGGAGTATTTGGATTCTTCTTTTGGCTCTATCGAGTACAGCTTTTGCTCAAACCGATACGACCGGAGAATATACCGTTCTGTACTTCCGGGATGGCACTACTGTTTCGAGTGAGGGCTATATGGTCGATGGGCAACCCAACGGCTATTGGAAGACGTATCATCCCAATGGCAATCTCAAGTCCGAAGGAAATCGAGTGAACTTCAAGCTCGATGGCGAATGGATCTTTTACGGAAACGAGCAAGACACTATGCTCAAGGTGACCTACGATCAAGGGATCAAAGACGGATTGCGTACAACATTCAAGGAGGGAATAAAGCAGAAAACCGAGACCTATGTTCAGGATGAGCGCCAGGGTCCCACGAAGTGGTTTTATCCCGAAGCTGGCGTTCAGCGCATGGTTCCTTTTGTGGACAACCTCGAACAAGGCAACGGTTTTGAATACGGTGAGGATGGAAGACTGATTACGCTGTATACGTACAAGAAAGGAGTCCTTGTCAAGCAGCAAAAGATCAATCGTTTTAGTGAAGCAGGCGATACCGTTGGATTCTGGATGTGGTTTTGGCCCGATGATGTGATTCGCCAAGAAGGTAGTTATTCCAAGGGGCTGCGTCATGGCTACTTCAAGTACTACGACGAGAAGGGAAATCTCCGCCGTACGGAGAAGTACATTGATGGCGTGCTACAACCCGATGCCCCAGAAACGGCAAAAATGCGCGTACGTAGAACAGTATATGCAGATGGATCCATTAAAACCCTCGGTGGTTATCGCAATGGTGTGAAAGATGGAGTGCACCGTTCGTACGACGAAGATGGAAATGTAATTTCAGGAGCGAAGTACAGTTTAGGAACCTTATTGGCCGAGGGTATTTTAGACGATCAGGGACGTGAACAGGGTCCTTGGGTGTTCTACTACTCAACAGGCGAGAAAAAGGCTGAGGGGGAATATAAAGACGGAAAGAAGATCAAAGAATGGAAGTACTACCACCGCAATGGTAAAATGGAACAAACAGGTCGATATCAAAACGATTTACCTGTTGGTTTTTGGCGCTGGTATTTCGATGATGGAACCGTGCGTCGAGAAGAAGAGTATTTCAGAGGTTTAATGGAAGGCCCTTCGGTTGAATACAATGAGTTTGGCGAAGTGGTTGCCGAAGGCGAGTACCTCGATGGTTTCAAAGAAGGTCCATGGAACTACAAAGTGGGCGATCATACCGAGTTGGGTAGCTACGTCGAAGGGGAGCGTCAAGGCGTATGGAAGTATTATTGGGCGGATACGGAAGACCTACAATTTCAAGGAGGTTACATTGACGGAGAACCTGATGGCAAACACAAGTACTATTGGCCTAACGGTAAGGTTCGAATGGAAGGAAAGTACATTGTAGGCGCTAAGAATGGCGATTGGATTTACTACAATGAACTGGGTGAAATTCAATTGTACATCACCTACGAAGATGGGGTAGAAGTGAAGTACGACGGCATCCCAGTCGATGATCTCTTAGGTCCAGAGCAATAGGCCTATCTTTGCTGCATGCGTTGGCTCCTTATATCTTTGGCGGTATTCTTTTCTCTGTCTGTTCTCGGTCAGGAAAATGAGCGCGACACGACTTACTACAAGAAGTATCCTAAAAAACTGAGTGCGGGTAGCTTTATAGCTATTCGGAACTACGCTTTGTTGATTGCTCCTGAATACAATAACGTGGGGGTCGATAGCCTTCGTTCTAACTACCAACCCAACGCGAGTCGAATTGTAGGAATCAGTTTGAATTTGGACCGAATTGGCGCTAACCTAAGCGTGAGTATTCCCGATGATTTCAAGAGTCAAGAGCTCTATGGAACATCGCGACGTATTGAAGCGAATCTGGGTTTTTACCAGAAAAAAGGAATCGTTGGGGGTCAGTTTATCGCTACTCAAGGGTTTGCGGATAAGAACTCCACTAATTACTTGGATAATGTCCTCGATGAAGATCAGTTTTATGTTCGCGAAGATCTTCGGGTATGGAACGTTATGACGTCCTACCTTCATTTTTGGAATTGGAAAAAATTCTCGGCCCGATCGGCCATTTCTTTTTCTGAGCGTCAGCTGAAATCAGCGGGAACGTTGGTTACCTCTTTTCAAGTTCGACACTTCCGTGTCGCTGGAGATAGTTCAATCATTCCTTATCCCACGCGCCCCTTTTATCTTAATCTTCAAAACCTCCAAGAAGTACGATTCAATGAGCTTACAACAGGTATGGGATATGCCTACACCTTTGTACCCGCGGAGTATTGGTTCATCCACGGAGCAGCTCAGGTTGAAGCCACTTTTCAGTTTCAGCGCTATAGAGAAACGGGCATGAATTTCGACGATCGATTCGTGGTGAATCCGGCTCTAGACTATCGGATATCTGCAGGATATTCACATGATTATTTCTGGCTGGCCGTGCTCTTTGCAGGCTATGCAGATCTTTACAACCTCCCTGATGTGGTGATGGCCTGGAGCTATTTCAACGTCAGTTTTCACTTTGGAATACGCATTCCAACACCCCGGACCATCAACAAGGTCTATCGAAGTGCTATTCCTGAACAATAGTCTGTCCAGTAGCCAATCCGTGTGCTGAGAAATATCCCAAGACCACTTCATCAGTACTGCTCAAACTCATCATATTTCCAATAACAGGTGCGGGAGGTGGATCAAAAGGACCTCCAACTTGAGCTGTTTGAGTGGCAATGAGGTTCCAATAATCAAAGTAAGCACGTGAAGTACTGTACTGTTCTACAACCACGGTATCGCCGACCAAGAAGGGGTCAAAACTCACAGCGAATTCAGAGATGTAGTTTCCATCTACGAAGTCATCATTGGCCAACTGAATATCAAAAGGGGTATTCTGATAGACGTCGTTGAAGTAGAATTTCCATCGGTAAAACTCAGGTTGACCGGGGAGTTCTTGCGTGGCGAAATACACGTAGTATCCGTCATCCAAGAACTGCAGGTCCGTTTCGAAACGGTAGTATACCGAGTCAATGGGGGGAACGCGAGGAAGCAATTCAGATTCACTGCTGTAGCGGCGTCCATCGGGAAGTTCTACCTCGATTCGGTAGCTTTTTTCAGTGGTTCCAACATAGCTGGACAAATAGAAACCAGGCTCGGGCTCAATAAATGTTGAGACCAAGGCGTCATCCTCAAACAAAGTAATGGTTGCACCAGGGACTGGAGGGTTACCTTCTTCGTCAAAGTAGGGGACAGTCTCACTGAGATAGACAAAAGTCTCACCAGGTTGATCGGTAATTTGACCGTCGATCACAAGAAGTACATCTCCTTCTGGAAGATCGAGTTCAACAACGTCTTGACAACTCCAAAAAGCCAAAACCGGTAGAATAAGAATCAGTAGCTTTTTCATTAGAAGGAGAAATTATAGGTGACAAAAGGAACGATGCTTCCGAAGATGCTGAGGCGCACTGCTTCGGTCTGGGTGGGATTGTCTTCTTGCTGTCGGAAGAATATGCTGTAGGCATTTCGGCGTCCGTAGGCGTTGTATACCCCAAAAGCCCAAGAGCCTTTCCATCCTTTTTTCTTTTCGGGGTTAGGCGTGTAATTCGCGCTCAGATCCAGTCGGTGATAAGCCGGGATGCGCGCTCCATTTCGGTTGTTGTAAACGGGAATGACGATTCCGTCTTGAACGAATCGACCATCTGGATAGGTGATGGGTCGTCCTGTTTGAAACGCAAAAGTGGCTGAAACATCCCATCGTTTGTTGATGGCATAGGTAGTTACTACGGAAATATCGTGGGTTTTGTCCCAATTGCTGGAATACCAATCTCCATTATTGATGGTTTCTTCTGGCGTAGGTCCGGCGACCTGGAGTTCCGATCGCGAAAGCGTGTAGGAAATCCAACCGGTTAAGCGACCGGTGCGTTTGCGAACGAAGAACTCTAGCCCATATGCTCGGCCGTCTCCAGAGAGTAATTCTGTTTCCAGCACCGGGTTCAAGACCAACTGCGCTCCATTCTTGTAATCGAGGAGGTTGCGCATAGACTTGTAGTACACTTCCACGGAAGCTTCGTAGGTGTTGTTGTTGAAGTTCTGGAAATAGCCTAGGGCAAACTGATCTGCGGTGGCTGGATCAACATAGGGTCCAGATGGAGTCCAGATGTCGACAGGCGTTGCCGCAGTGGTATTGGAGACTAGATGAATGTACTGGCGTGTTCGGTTGTAAGAAGCTTTTACCGAAACCTCATCATTGACCAGATAATTGACTGCAAAGCGGGGCTCAAATCCATCGAAGGTGACGATGTTTTCTCCATCGCCGTAAGAGACCGTATCGATGATGGTTTCAACTTCTTTGGGTTGACCATCTTCGTAGATGCGAATATCTTCTGCTCCTTGTCTCAAGAACATGCTGTAGCGCGCACCGTACTGGAATTTCCAACGACTTCCTACTTTGATCTCGTGGGAAATATACGCTGCCGGTTCAATGGCGTACTGGTTAGGGATGGTGAACTCGTTGAAGATATTTTCGTCACTGGCTGGTTTCACCAAACCGGGTTCAAATCGGTAGGTCAAATAGCTGGCTCCAAAAGAGAGCGTGTTGTCGGCATTGATGTAGTACTTCAAGTCCGCCTTTAAATTGTAATTAACGATACGCGAGTCCCAATCAAAAGCCTGCGCACCTTCAGGAATACCCAAGTTGTAGCGGTAATCCGAAACGAGTCCCGTGAAATTAGCAAAGAGCTTTTCACTAAAGAGGTGGTTCCAACGGAGCGTGAAGGTCTGATTACCCCAAGCGAAGCGGAACAAGTCTCCGAAACCGAAAACATCGCGACCGAAATATGCCGAGGCGAAAATGCGGTCCTTTTCACCAATTCGGTAGTTGAGTTTGGCGTTTAGATCGTAGAAGTAGGCGGTATTGTCGCGAATATCTGGGTCGGGGGACAAGGCGAGAAAAAGATCTGCGTAGGAGCGACGGCCGGCCACCATAAAGCTCGACACATCCTTTTGAATAGGACCTTCCAAGGTGAGTCGAGAACTTAAAATTCCTAAGCCACCAGTTCCTGCGAAGCGCTTGGAATTTCCTTCTTTCTGGCGTACGTCCAAAACAGAACTGAGTCGACCTCCGTACTCTGCAGGGATACCCCCTTTGTACAGTTTAGCGTCTTTAACAGCGTCGGAATTGAAGACGGAAAAGAAGCCGAAAAGGTGACTGGAGTTGTACACAGGGGCTTCGTCCAGTAAGATGAGGTTTTGGTCGATGTTTCCCCCACGGACATTAAAACCGGTTGCCCCTTCACCCACAGTGCTCACACCGGGCATGAGTTGAAGGGTACGAATGATGTCCGCTTCACCTAAGAGGGCAGGCACCTTCTTCACTTCTTTCATGCTGAGGTCGGTGACGGACATTTCCACAGAGGTGACATTCTCCACAGATCGCTCTTCAGTCAAGACGACTTCTTCAAGCTCTTCGGAATCAAAGCTGAGCTCGAGGTCGCGGCGTACATCGGACCGTAGGTCCACTTCTTCAATCACCGTTTGGTATCCGATGAACAAGAACTGCACTTCGTACCTACCAGGAGGAACAGAGATGCTGTAGAACCCATACGCGTTTGTGGTCACTCCTTTTTGGAGGGAAGGGAAGTAGATGTTGGCGCCAATCATCTCTTCACCGTTTGCGGCATCGCGGATGTATCCGCTCAAGGTTGCCGTTTGCGCCGAGGTCACGAGGGTGAAAAAAACCGCGGACAGCAGGAGGAAGTGTTTCATTATGTGAGGTTTGACAAAGGTAGAGCAAAGGTATAGAGTGAGCTGCGAACAATCACAAGCGAGCGGAATTATTAGACTAACTTAGCAAGCGCGCAACTCTGAGTTCATAGTGACGACGAATAACCCCTGGAAAACATTACACACGGAGGTCAAATATGACAATCCGTGGATCACGGTCACCAAGAGTGATGTCATCACACCTGGCGGTTCACCGGGGGAATATGGCATTGTTCATTTCAAAAACCTCGCCATAGGGGTGGTTCCCATCGATAACGAAGGAAATACCTGGCTTATTGGTCAATACCGATTGCCTTTGGAACGCTATACCTGGGAAATAGTTGAAGGTGGTGGGCCTTTGGGTGTTGATCCGCTCGAGAGCGCTAAAAGAGAACTTCGGGAAGAAGCAGGACTAGAGGCTGCGGAGTGGGCCCTGATTCAGGAAATGGACTTGAGCAATAGTGCTACGGATGAACGAGCGCTGTTGTACGTGGCCACGCAACTTACCGAACACGAACCGGAGCCCGATGAAAACGAAGAGCTCGCGATGGTCAAAGTTCCTTTTGAAGAGGTGTACCAGCGCGTGAAATCCGGAGAACTCAAGGACAGTTTAACCGTTGCAGCAGTTTTGAAAATCAAGCTGATGCAACTCGAAGGAACCTTATCGATATGAACAGAGGTCGGTTGAGCATTATAGCGGCCGTATTGGTTTTGGTGGGTGCGTTTGCCGCCCGAAACTTCTTGGCTGCACAGAAAAAAACACCACCGCGGAATTCAAAGCAACGCATTGTCGGCGTGGTTCCGGACACGGTTCATCTAGGACCGGTTGGCGTTATGATTCCGGTGACTGGAACGCTAAAAGCGCGGAATCGGATTGAGCTGTACGCAGAGGTGAGCGGTCGTTTGCTTAGAGCATCGGACCGTTTTCGAGAAGGCAATACGTTTGAGCGCGGATCGGTTTTGATTCAGATCGATGAGACGGAGGCGCAAGCGAATCTGGTGGCTCAGAAGAGCAGCTTCTTGAACACCTTGAGTGGAGTGATGTCTGATATTCGGATAGATTATCCGGACCAGTTTGACAAATGGACCAAGTACCTCTCTTCATTTTCGGTCGACGCGCCCATCGAGGAACTACCGGAAGTGACCAGCGAAAAGGAAAAACTCTTCATCACGGCACGGGGAATTTACACCGGCTACTACAACATCAAGAGTGCAGAAGCACGTCTTGATAAATACACCTTAAAAGCACCGTTTCACGGAGTAGTAACTCAAGCCAATATTGAACCGGGCACCTTGGTACGGGGAGGCCAAAAACTCGGGGAGTTCATCAGCGATGAGGTTTTTGAGTTGGAAGTGTCCCTGAAAGCATCAGACCTTCAATTTGTCCAAAACGGCGACCAAGTGAATTTGCGATCGAATGACGTGACGGGAAACTGGACAGGGACCATTCGCCGAATCAATAACCGCATTGACCCGATGACCCAAAGCGTGAACCTCTTCATTGAGGTTCGCGGTTCAGACCTACGCGAAGGAATGTTCCTCAATGCCGATATTCAAGTGGAGGAAATCGAAAACGCCTTTGCCATTAACCGAAAAATGGTGAACGACCGAGGAGAACTCTACGTATTGGCGGACTCAACCTTGGTTTTCCGACAAGTTGATGTGGTTCGGTTCACGGAAGAAACGGCCATCATTCGCGGATTGAGCGAGGGAGCATTGATTCCTGCACAACCCGTTCCGGGTGCCTATCCAGGAATGCCGATACAAGTAACGCAGCCCTAAGATGCGCGCACTCGTAGCCTATTTCATCAAGTATCCTGTCGCCGTGAACATCATCATGGCGATCTTCTTCATTTTCGGCTATTTCGCCTATACCGGGTTGAACTCGACCTTCTTTCCCGTGACCGAAAGCCGCACGATTGCCATTCAGGTAGTTTACCCTGGGGCCAGCCCAGAGGAAATAGAGGAAGGGGTGGTCATCAAGATCGAAGACAACCTGAAAGGTTTGGAAGGTGTTGAACGGGTGACTTCCGTTTCGCGAGAAAACGCCGCGAGCATTACCGTTGAGGTCCTCAAAGAATACGATGCCAACTTGGTGGTGGACGACGTGCGCAATGCGGTGGATCAGATTCCATCCTACCCGGACGGCATGGAGCCGGTTGTGGCTTATGTGCAGCAGTTCAACAACTTCACCATCAGCTTTGGGCTGAGCGGCGAAAACGTAGATCTCCAGACGTTGAAGCGCTTTGCTCGAAAGGTGGAAGAGGATATGCGCGGTATGGAAGGGGTTTCGCAGATCGCCATCTCGGGGTATCCGGAAGAGGAAATTGAAATAGCGGTGGACGAAAACTCCATGCGGGCTTATCGGCTCACTTTTGATCAGATTGCCGGGGCTGTGCGCGGGAGTAATTTGCGCTCAACGGGTGGAACCATCAAAGGAAATGAAGAAGAGCTGCTCATTCGGGTCAACGAGAAAGTCTACACGGCCGATGAG from Cryomorphaceae bacterium carries:
- a CDS encoding NUDIX hydrolase — its product is MVTTNNPWKTLHTEVKYDNPWITVTKSDVITPGGSPGEYGIVHFKNLAIGVVPIDNEGNTWLIGQYRLPLERYTWEIVEGGGPLGVDPLESAKRELREEAGLEAAEWALIQEMDLSNSATDERALLYVATQLTEHEPEPDENEELAMVKVPFEEVYQRVKSGELKDSLTVAAVLKIKLMQLEGTLSI
- a CDS encoding DUF4249 domain-containing protein, coding for MKKLLILILPVLAFWSCQDVVELDLPEGDVLLVIDGQITDQPGETFVYLSETVPYFDEEGNPPVPGATITLFEDDALVSTFIEPEPGFYLSSYVGTTEKSYRIEVELPDGRRYSSESELLPRVPPIDSVYYRFETDLQFLDDGYYVYFATQELPGQPEFYRWKFYFNDVYQNTPFDIQLANDDFVDGNYISEFAVSFDPFLVGDTVVVEQYSTSRAYFDYWNLIATQTAQVGGPFDPPPAPVIGNMMSLSSTDEVVLGYFSAHGLATGQTIVQE
- a CDS encoding DUF4421 family protein; protein product: MRWLLISLAVFFSLSVLGQENERDTTYYKKYPKKLSAGSFIAIRNYALLIAPEYNNVGVDSLRSNYQPNASRIVGISLNLDRIGANLSVSIPDDFKSQELYGTSRRIEANLGFYQKKGIVGGQFIATQGFADKNSTNYLDNVLDEDQFYVREDLRVWNVMTSYLHFWNWKKFSARSAISFSERQLKSAGTLVTSFQVRHFRVAGDSSIIPYPTRPFYLNLQNLQEVRFNELTTGMGYAYTFVPAEYWFIHGAAQVEATFQFQRYRETGMNFDDRFVVNPALDYRISAGYSHDYFWLAVLFAGYADLYNLPDVVMAWSYFNVSFHFGIRIPTPRTINKVYRSAIPEQ
- a CDS encoding TonB-dependent receptor: MKHFLLLSAVFFTLVTSAQTATLSGYIRDAANGEEMIGANIYFPSLQKGVTTNAYGFYSISVPPGRYEVQFLFIGYQTVIEEVDLRSDVRRDLELSFDSEELEEVVLTEERSVENVTSVEMSVTDLSMKEVKKVPALLGEADIIRTLQLMPGVSTVGEGATGFNVRGGNIDQNLILLDEAPVYNSSHLFGFFSVFNSDAVKDAKLYKGGIPAEYGGRLSSVLDVRQKEGNSKRFAGTGGLGILSSRLTLEGPIQKDVSSFMVAGRRSYADLFLALSPDPDIRDNTAYFYDLNAKLNYRIGEKDRIFASAYFGRDVFGFGDLFRFAWGNQTFTLRWNHLFSEKLFANFTGLVSDYRYNLGIPEGAQAFDWDSRIVNYNLKADLKYYINADNTLSFGASYLTYRFEPGLVKPASDENIFNEFTIPNQYAIEPAAYISHEIKVGSRWKFQYGARYSMFLRQGAEDIRIYEDGQPKEVETIIDTVSYGDGENIVTFDGFEPRFAVNYLVNDEVSVKASYNRTRQYIHLVSNTTAATPVDIWTPSGPYVDPATADQFALGYFQNFNNNTYEASVEVYYKSMRNLLDYKNGAQLVLNPVLETELLSGDGRAYGLEFFVRKRTGRLTGWISYTLSRSELQVAGPTPEETINNGDWYSSNWDKTHDISVVTTYAINKRWDVSATFAFQTGRPITYPDGRFVQDGIVIPVYNNRNGARIPAYHRLDLSANYTPNPEKKKGWKGSWAFGVYNAYGRRNAYSIFFRQQEDNPTQTEAVRLSIFGSIVPFVTYNFSF
- a CDS encoding HlyD family efflux transporter periplasmic adaptor subunit; this translates as MNRGRLSIIAAVLVLVGAFAARNFLAAQKKTPPRNSKQRIVGVVPDTVHLGPVGVMIPVTGTLKARNRIELYAEVSGRLLRASDRFREGNTFERGSVLIQIDETEAQANLVAQKSSFLNTLSGVMSDIRIDYPDQFDKWTKYLSSFSVDAPIEELPEVTSEKEKLFITARGIYTGYYNIKSAEARLDKYTLKAPFHGVVTQANIEPGTLVRGGQKLGEFISDEVFELEVSLKASDLQFVQNGDQVNLRSNDVTGNWTGTIRRINNRIDPMTQSVNLFIEVRGSDLREGMFLNADIQVEEIENAFAINRKMVNDRGELYVLADSTLVFRQVDVVRFTEETAIIRGLSEGALIPAQPVPGAYPGMPIQVTQP